GGACTAAAGACCCTTCAAAACATTTGTCCAATATAAAGTATACATGAATGTCTTCAATGCTTCTGATGCATTGAAGTGAAAGGACTTTCCCATGACTCTTAGAAAGCAGGGGTGAGGTTGCTAGTTACCATTTCATTTTAGTACAGGTATCTTTTTATTTCACTTTTGCTTTACTGAGACTTTTGTTTTATTTCAATTATGTGGGCTTTTTTAAGTCCTGTGGGCTGTCTTCTCATTTGGGCCCCTGCATTTGGTGGGCTGTCTAGTCCAATTTCGGGTTTTGCACGTGGGTTTTCCTTTTTTTGTTAATAAATAAAAGACTGAATCAAAAGTTTCTGTGACTGAGATGATCTCAGTTATGTTTAggatcacaaagcataaattaaaCGGGTCTTGGATAAGGGAGGATGCACGATTATTTCTACAAATCTGAAATTCCATTATGCTAAGGTAATTGGTCTAGTAGATCATTGTGAATTTGTTAAAGATTTTATGGATTATTTAGAATTCCTATATTCTAGCAAAAGGAAGTTCACTTATCAACTCATTTTGCAGATAGAACCCCTACCTAGCTTTAGAGACTCCTGAAGGATCATTTTTAACTCACCTCTTTTTGCTATTCTTTTCCCTTTTGTTTGCTTCTATGTTTTCGTTTTCTTATGCTCATTTAGTGGAAAAAGCCATCCAGAACTAACCTTGCTTGATTTTCCTTTTTCGTGTCCAACCTTATACAAATAGAGTAAAATCACCAATGCTTGCCTCAAAACTACACATTGCCAACTGAAATTAACTTCATGCATAATAGCACATCAAACAGAATCAAAAAGCTATTCATAACTGAATTTAAACCTTTAAAATCCAATTTCTTGTAAAGAAAGGCAACAAATCTTAAGAGCATATCTCATCGAAGATTATTTTATCAAAAACATAAATGGACAGAGAAAGGCAGGCACTATAACGGAAGTTAACTTCTAATTCACGAAAACAAATTTGAAATCAAGACAACTGCAAGAtggaaggatttttttttttccttaaaaaagAGTGCGCAACTATGACTCTTAACAGTTCATCTGATAAATTGAATCATCATTAACTGGAGGAAATGCAAGCaaggaaaaactaaaattaattttaaatagaaACATTaactaatgaaaataataaatcgAACCTCGAAGGAGAGGGAATGTAGTCGAAGAGATACGAAGCACGGGCATCGCGATtggaagatgatgatgatgacgacGATGAAGAAGCAGTGGCAGCAGAGGAAGCAGCAGGAGCTTGAGTTAAACCGACCTTTTCTTTGATGTCCTTAAGCAATGATATCCATTTCATCGTTTTCCCTTTCGATCCTTAAAACACTTATATGCGTCTCCGTCGACTAATCCGCCACAAGCACCAGGTCCTTACCTTCTAGAAATTTCGTCTAGAAGGACCGCATTCCACCTCCGTCTCGATTCCTCCAAGCAACAACAGAATTGCAAAAACGCCACAACCAcaaaaaatcaaatcaaaaaattcaaattggaaaaggaaaattaattataaattttaaaagaaaatccaGTTAgctgaaaaaaatatataatttgtaaTTAGCAGATTGATAGGAGTTAGGATGAAGCCTGAAAGTGGAAAGGGATCTGCGATTAATctgtcccttttttttttcttctgtttttcctttttctcgtcttaattttttcttctattttccgaatttttatttattttttattttttccgaagaaaatttaattttttctttttctttttcttttcttttctttttcgaaTCCTAAAATAGAGGAGCGATAGCAATAAAACGGGTCTTTCGTTAACATAAATAAACGCTGATTACGTTCGTTCAAATTAAATCTGCTTTATATATTCTCTTTAAAtgattaaaaaatcaaaataaaatcggTTTAATCATCACCACTGCATAAAGTTTAAAAAGTATTTATGTTTTTTAAAgacattattttaaaataagcataaaaatagTTTTACctctaatatttattttatttttatccttaCTTTTTACCAcaataacttttaaattttaattaaattgttttttatggaaaaactaataaattattaaaatattaataaaattaacataataGCTCATGTACGGCTAATATAGTAACATAAATactttattttctaaaaatttattaacttttaaaattttgttaaattttaaatatttttataatttttgaattattatgaATTATACATAATTGTCATATGAATAATCATGTCAAtatcattaaattttaataattcaatttattctttccatctcaaaaataataattaactaaattttaaagattaaaacttaatgtaataaaaaatatgagccaatttgataaaaataaataaattattataggctaaatttttcattatttcttaaaatataattcaaagaaaagaaatcaaatctttaaatatatttttcactcTTGTGAATGTCAAATAATCTAattttgtttaaataatatgattttCATGGAAATTAAACGAATAAGAACTTTATTAAATTTtgtattattataaatatattatatgataGGATAATCATTTTATTTCTTGAGATCGAAAGTAGTACTATATTCCATGTCAACATCACAACATAACTGTTGCATGAAAATTTAATGATGATTTTATTTATAAttcttcaattttttaatttaatgatgATTTATCATGTTATTACAAAAATATTATTCCATAATTTATAAgatattttttgtttaatttaatgatAATTTATTATGTTATTACATCAAATATTATTccataaattataaaaactatcCTGATACATGAAATAGCTTATTCAACATTAAGCTTAGTTAATTTTCACCTAAATCAACAATACTCTTAATATTGCTAAGGGAATAATTATGGTAAGACACCTTACactttcaagaaaaaaaaacGTAAGTTCAAATCATAGATACGTTATTATTGGGAAGGACAGCATCGAACAAAGGTCGTAAAATGGAcataaataatactaaaatagagtttttttatgtcttaactatttttatttaaaaattataattttatttaagttacatatattaataatttctttATGTTAATTTGTTGTATTTGTGTATCCGCATTGTCTTCATACTAATTTGTattggttttatcatttatttattttttgcatTTGTTAGTGATAAACtttaaacaaaaatatttatgattgCATTTGGTTGTTGCTATGTCTCAATTAATCTCCTATGCTGCATATTTTATCATAGTGATTTAATTttgcatatttttattttgtttaatgtattattttgtgttttcatgttattttcataaaataattttatttttcattagttcatctcatttttttctttattaaattGTTTCATTAATGGCTCCAACAAATTACTAAATCTTAACAGAAGTTACACAATAACATAGGAAATAAATGAAGGCCAATGAAAAGTTGATATCTAAACCTAATTCGTTGGCATCTGGAACCGGCAAAGAGGACAATAATGGCTCTGCTTCAACCACTTCTCGATGCAATCGCCATGAAAAGTATGAGAACAAGGCATCCGAGAAGCATAAAACCCAACCTCCAGCTCCTCCAAACATATCATGCAATCTTCTTCACCTCCAGCTTCTACTTTGACCATCTTTACCATCTCCTTAACCAATGACTCTTTAGTCGGAACCATACCATAGTTACTGCTTTCAAACTCCAATGCCGATTCAGCCAAAGCTCTTCCCATCAAAACCCCGTCACTGTGAACGTGAAGGTGTTCCACAACGGAAGCTTGTATCACCGATCGCAAGGGCAAGACTTCACGATTAGTTCCTATGCTACAAATCCCACGTACAAAAATTTCATGAACGAAGTTGTGATAAGCAAGGGAGGCCGTCTTGATTCGGAGTCTTCTAAACGTGGGAAACAGAACTTGGTCAAACAGGTATTGGTTTTCCATAATGTCGAGCTTGAAACGAAAGGTTTCTCGTAAGGACGCATGGTTGGTGATGGTGGAGATGTCTGCTAAGCAATCATGGTGGACGGATATGAAAAAAAAGTCAATGGTTAATTCAATATTGATGAACTGGGAAGCAATATCATGAGATTGTGAGATGATGTTGTCTTCAAAAGTTTGCTGGTGAATGATATCATACTCGTATGGAGTTGAAGCCATTAAGAAAAACTTCAGAAACAAGAAAGCTTTAAAGCAACCAGAATAAGTTTAAACTTGAGAAGAAGGAAAGCTTAAAGAAATCAGATTTTTTTGAAGTTCCTAACTCTCGTAATGCTATTTTATAAGATGACGATGGCGGTTTAAAAGTATTGGGTTAGAAAAAGGAAACATCATTTGTTAAAGGGCTATATTGCAAATATACCATGTATTAATAACTCCTAATACAGAATAAAAGGATACTCTTCAACCTTGATTGTGCAGTTAACAGCCGACTCAAAATCCAACTGAGCAACTACATTTCAAGTTCTATTTTCAATATTGTTGGTTTCTTCAGCAACACAGCCACCGGCAAAATAGTGCAGACGTATTTTGCCTCACGAAGTTTGCGCGCTAATTTCATTTCCTTTCTTTATTTCCTCGCCAATTTTTGTCAACTGTTCATCTTCGCGCAGCGCGGTTCCATTCCATCAAGGAAAATCAGAGATTCTGTTAATTCACCATGTCGTTGAAACTATTGCTTCTCGTTTTAGGGTTCCTGGTGTACTCTCCGAGAAGCAATCTTGGAGAATCTTCCACCTGTTTGACGGTTTACAAAGAAGGCGGTGCGCCTGCGGTGTTCCAATCCCCTAAATGCCCTCGCTGGAAAATTCCGAATCATTCCGGTGAACGCTCCCCCACTACCGCGACGGGGCGCTGTCAATCAGCTGTGCTTCAGGGTCGAAGGAAGCACATGGAAGATCGCACTGTCTGCATGCTCGATCTCCACATTCCCTTCCCGAGTATCTCTCTTTCTtcatatctattttttttttatgcgGCTTCGTGGTTTTATTAGAATGCGTTCGAATTAGTCTtactattaatattttttttttgtagaaaGGATAAATTGATGTTGCAATTTAATGACAGTTTTTATGCTATGGTTTGAGAATGAGATTCTAGGGTTTTTCATTGAATGAATTTGCTTTTGGTTGTTTACTAACAAACTTTATCACTttgtttaagaaaaaaaaaatccttcTTATAAGATTGAAGTTATGATGTTTTGTCGGTTAATTAAATGCTTAGCTCTTTTCTAATGACTGTAACCAATGTAGCAATGATATTAACGTAACCAAAGAAGGTTGAATTATAAAAGTGGACAGATAAACTTCAATAGTTTACTTCTGACTTAGTGGTCTTATAGAGGTAATTTTGTTTGAAAAGGATCTTTCAAAATAATGTAAGATTTGGTATTTTTGCTTATTTTGTGATGGTTGAAGAAGTTTGTACGTATCAATGATTTAATAACTTTGTCTTACGACTcatgctatgttttatttttaatatataaatttttgatACATTGGAGCAGGCAAAATAGGGGTTAAGGAAGTTTCAGTCGGAGTTGTTGCAGTTTTTGATGGTCATAATGGTGCTGAAGCTAGTGAGATGGCTTCAAAACTTTTACTGGAGTATTTTGCTTTACATACATATTTCCTTTTGGATGCAACTTTTTCCTTTGTATTGAAGAAGCAGTCAAGTAGGTTGCCAAATGTGGGAAAAGGGGATATTGTTTTCCAAGTGCTTAATTGGGACAAAGAGATTGGAAAGCATGGCTTGAACTTTGAAAGGTGATATCATTTGTAACTCACACCATATTTATGTTTGAGTTCCTTGTTTTAGAAAAATGGATATAGCTGTTGCTTGCTGTTGACAAttcttaaaccaaagtattaatGCTTGCTCAGATTTAAGTTTTCAATCCCAGAAAATCTTGATGATTCTTTTCACTTGGGTATATTGAAGGAAGCTTTGTTAAGGGCAATCCATGACATAGATGCAACATTTTCTAAGGTATCGTCAATTAGTTTTATCTTTCCTTATTCAGAACTATGTGCATTAAACTTTCTTTGTATTGATGTGATTTTAATCTGTGAAGGAAGCATCTAGAAATAACCTTGCTTCGGGTTCAACAGCTACAATTATACTGATAGCAGATGGTCAAATTTTAGTTGCTAATATTGGAGATTCCAAAGCCATTCTGTGTTCCGAAAAATTCCATTCTCCTTCTGAGGCTAGAGGTCAGATGAATATTTGGTTGCCACTTGAATTGACCTAAAATTTTCCTGGACTCAAATATTTCCACagccaaattaaaatattttttctccACCTCCTTCCTGTAGAAAGTGTTTCTCATTGAGTTTTATCTGCCGAATTACATCATTGCATGTCAGAGTATGAcagttagatatatatatattcaccatATCTACAAGAACATGGCAACGTACATTCATCTCTTGTAACTTGCATATTGCAGAAACTTTGTTACAATTGTACAGGGAGCGGAGGCGCAACGGTGCTGTTTCACCTTTTAGAAGTTCCAACTTTAAAGTGGCTGCATCCAGTGGATTGGTACGTTATATTGTCAAGGAACTAACTAGAGATCATCACCCTGATCGAGATGATGAAAGGTCTCGAGTAGAAGCAGCTGGTGGCTATGTTGTTGAATGGGGTGGTGTATCACGTGTGAATGGTCAGCTGGCGATCTCCCGTTCTATTGGTGATGTATCATACAAAAGGTGATGTTCTAAATTGGAAGAGTCAGTCTCTGCATCGTGTTCATCTAGCTTCCCTCCATTTATCTTCTTCTTTGGCTATAGCCTTCTGAAAA
Above is a genomic segment from Gossypium arboreum isolate Shixiya-1 chromosome 8, ASM2569848v2, whole genome shotgun sequence containing:
- the LOC108468394 gene encoding E3 ubiquitin-protein ligase SIRP1-like; the protein is MENQYLFDQVLFPTFRRLRIKTASLAYHNFVHEIFVRGICSIGTNREVLPLRSVIQASVVEHLHVHSDGVLMGRALAESALEFESSNYGMVPTKESLVKEMVKMVKVEAGGEEDCMICLEELEVGFYASRMPCSHTFHGDCIEKWLKQSHYCPLCRFQMPTN